A section of the Candidatus Desulfarcum epimagneticum genome encodes:
- a CDS encoding conserved hypothetical protein (Evidence 4 : Unknown function but conserved in other organisms), with amino-acid sequence MRPNAFIKIFVIVFSIIILPLHSMAAQEATLENIIVTNTRDDLLIYLNVEGAFSDKIKKVVLSGVPAAFSFFIILNRVRDFWGDKEISDIKVTHSIKYNTLKKEYVIKRSWENNKPLVTKSFVEARKLMTEVDSLRIVPLKRLDKGGLYQIRAKAELSKFTLPFYLHYVLFFLSFWDFETDWYTIDFTY; translated from the coding sequence ATGAGACCAAACGCTTTTATCAAAATTTTTGTCATTGTTTTTTCCATCATCATTCTGCCGCTTCACAGCATGGCCGCCCAGGAAGCCACGCTTGAAAATATCATTGTCACCAACACAAGAGACGATCTTTTGATCTATCTGAATGTGGAGGGGGCGTTTAGCGACAAGATCAAAAAAGTGGTTTTAAGCGGCGTTCCGGCCGCTTTTTCATTTTTCATCATTCTAAACCGGGTCCGGGATTTCTGGGGCGACAAAGAGATATCCGACATCAAGGTGACCCATTCCATCAAGTACAACACCTTGAAAAAGGAATATGTCATCAAACGATCCTGGGAGAACAACAAACCCCTGGTCACCAAATCCTTTGTGGAGGCCCGGAAATTGATGACCGAAGTGGACAGCTTAAGAATTGTGCCCCTTAAACGGCTGGACAAGGGCGGGTTGTACCAGATTCGGGCCAAAGCCGAGCTGAGCAAGTTCACCCTGCCGTTTTACCTGCATTATGTGCTGTTTTTTTTGTCTTTCTGGGATTTTGAAACCGACTGGTACACCATCGACTTCACCTATTGA
- a CDS encoding PAS domain-containing sensor histidine kinase → MDDSRHLRKKAPLAEDERRRRKREYSIIIAIFPVVAFLTFVETRIINFGADFPVSNTIFLFILININLLLLILLIFLVLRNLVKLLFQRRKRVMGARLRARLVAAFVSLTLLPAAVLFFFSINIITTSIEFWFNVPVEQALENSINVGRRLYEYAGENSRFYMEKISRELEKANVTDKKNRRALSRRLKEIQRGFNIDAIEIYSPNAERIAISVSGNIGEDNVESHFAKVSADHLLKDMGGEKTRSFSESLGAGEVARTIGTIPFGASKTDARAFIVLDILIPLGLSRNMDAISKGFEEYQQIKFLKRPVRITYYITLSIVALLVVFCAVWFGFYLAKTISIPIMKLAEGTRRVAEGDLDVAIEIQGDDEIGTLVDSFNQMTRDLRAGRKQLELSAGMLKQRNIEIEERRRYMEVVLKNISAGVISLDSKGLFSTINKSAERMLGIRAENIAGRGSRDFSASAGMFEVGKIIKDFAASGRSALESSFKTAIAGTPKSFLLHINALNDDAGKRIGMVLVFDDLTELEKAERMAAWREVARRIAHEVKNPLTPIKLSAQRLRRKYSEYVHENNVFDECTRTIIDHVDLIKDLVNEFSSLAKFPSADPRPCDLTSIIEETVSLYREGRPGIVFKVDIEDPDIPVLNLDRRQIKQAMLNLVDNAIAAVRNKGTIMISASHDRKAGKVILKVSDDGAGISPENKARLFEPDFSTKKSGMGLGLTIVSAIIADHKGKIYVARNEPRGATFVIEFPV, encoded by the coding sequence ATGGATGATTCCCGCCATTTGAGAAAAAAAGCCCCCCTTGCCGAAGACGAGCGCAGGCGGCGCAAACGGGAGTACAGCATCATCATCGCCATTTTTCCCGTGGTGGCGTTTCTTACCTTTGTGGAGACCCGGATCATCAATTTCGGGGCCGATTTTCCCGTTTCAAACACCATTTTTTTGTTTATCCTGATCAATATCAATCTCCTGCTTCTGATTCTTCTGATATTCCTGGTTCTCAGAAACCTGGTCAAGCTTTTGTTTCAGCGCCGGAAAAGGGTCATGGGCGCCCGTTTGCGCGCCCGCCTCGTGGCGGCCTTTGTCTCGCTCACCCTTCTGCCCGCCGCGGTTCTTTTTTTCTTCTCCATCAACATCATCACCACCAGCATTGAATTCTGGTTTAATGTGCCGGTGGAGCAGGCCCTTGAAAATTCCATTAATGTGGGCCGCCGCCTGTATGAGTACGCCGGGGAAAACAGCCGTTTTTACATGGAGAAAATATCCCGGGAACTGGAAAAGGCCAATGTGACGGACAAAAAAAACCGCCGGGCCCTTTCCCGGCGCCTGAAAGAAATCCAGCGGGGATTTAATATAGACGCCATCGAGATATACTCCCCGAACGCCGAGCGAATCGCTATTTCCGTGTCCGGGAACATCGGGGAAGACAACGTGGAAAGCCATTTCGCCAAGGTGTCGGCCGATCACCTCTTAAAGGACATGGGCGGGGAAAAAACCCGCTCGTTTTCCGAATCCCTGGGCGCCGGGGAAGTGGCGCGGACCATCGGAACCATTCCCTTCGGGGCGTCCAAGACCGACGCCCGGGCCTTTATCGTGCTGGACATATTGATTCCCCTGGGTCTTTCCCGCAACATGGACGCCATATCCAAGGGCTTTGAAGAGTATCAGCAGATCAAGTTTTTAAAAAGGCCCGTTCGGATCACGTACTATATCACTCTTTCCATTGTGGCCCTTCTGGTGGTGTTTTGCGCCGTATGGTTCGGGTTCTACCTGGCCAAGACCATTTCCATTCCCATCATGAAGCTGGCCGAGGGAACCCGGCGGGTGGCCGAAGGGGACCTGGATGTCGCCATTGAGATACAAGGGGATGATGAAATCGGGACCCTGGTGGATTCCTTTAACCAGATGACCCGGGATTTGAGGGCGGGCCGGAAGCAGCTGGAGCTTTCAGCCGGCATGCTCAAACAGCGAAACATCGAGATTGAGGAGCGCCGCCGGTACATGGAGGTGGTGCTGAAAAATATTTCGGCCGGGGTCATTTCCCTTGACTCAAAGGGATTGTTTTCCACCATCAACAAATCCGCCGAAAGAATGCTGGGCATCCGGGCCGAGAATATCGCGGGCCGGGGGAGCCGGGATTTTTCGGCGTCCGCCGGCATGTTTGAAGTGGGGAAAATTATCAAAGACTTCGCGGCCTCGGGCCGGAGCGCTCTGGAGTCCTCTTTTAAGACCGCCATCGCCGGAACCCCCAAAAGTTTCCTTTTGCATATCAACGCGCTCAATGACGACGCCGGAAAACGCATCGGAATGGTGCTGGTCTTTGACGATTTGACCGAGCTGGAAAAGGCCGAGCGTATGGCCGCCTGGCGGGAGGTGGCCCGACGCATCGCCCATGAGGTGAAAAACCCCCTCACCCCCATCAAACTTTCGGCCCAGCGTCTCAGGCGGAAATATTCCGAATATGTCCATGAAAACAATGTGTTCGATGAATGCACCCGCACCATCATCGATCATGTGGATCTGATCAAGGATCTGGTGAATGAATTTTCATCGCTCGCAAAATTCCCCTCCGCGGACCCCAGGCCCTGCGACCTGACGTCCATCATTGAGGAGACGGTGTCCCTGTACCGGGAGGGCCGGCCGGGGATTGTGTTCAAGGTGGATATTGAAGACCCGGACATTCCCGTTCTCAACCTGGACCGCCGGCAGATCAAACAGGCCATGCTCAACCTGGTGGACAACGCCATCGCGGCGGTGAGAAACAAGGGGACCATCATGATTTCAGCGTCCCACGACCGAAAGGCCGGCAAGGTGATTTTAAAGGTCAGCGATGACGGAGCCGGCATTTCCCCTGAAAACAAGGCCCGGCTCTTTGAGCCGGATTTTTCCACCAAGAAGTCCGGGATGGGCCTGGGCCTGACCATTGTCAGCGCCATCATCGCGGATCACAAGGGAAAAATCTATGTCGCCAGAAACGAGCCCAGGGGGGCCACTTTTGTCATTGAGTTTCCGGTTTGA
- the lpxC gene encoding UDP-3-O-acyl-N-acetylglucosamine deacetylase encodes MRPRKQTTIENPVSCSGVGVHSGREAHVTFKPAPANQGVRFVRTDLPDCPGVKAHFNMIVDTSLATVIGENGMIVSTVEHLMASFFGLGIDNITVETDSYEIPIMDGSAGPFTDVLKSAGFKTQEGSRSYFVVKKPLVLEENGKSVAIYPSSDFRITCDIDYDHPRIRRQSFSSAIDNRIFEKEVCRARTFGFLEEVETLKSLGLARGGSLDNAVVVDKHDILNQGGLRFEDEFVRHKTLDCIGDFSLLGMPIMGHIVTKKSGHAFHHAFLKEFFASKDSWETRTIF; translated from the coding sequence ATGCGTCCGCGCAAACAAACCACCATTGAAAATCCGGTGAGCTGTTCCGGAGTCGGCGTTCATTCCGGAAGAGAAGCCCACGTGACCTTCAAACCCGCGCCCGCGAACCAGGGCGTGAGATTTGTGCGGACGGACCTTCCGGATTGCCCCGGCGTGAAGGCTCATTTTAATATGATCGTGGACACCAGCCTGGCCACGGTCATCGGCGAAAACGGGATGATCGTGTCCACCGTCGAGCATCTCATGGCCAGCTTTTTCGGGCTTGGGATCGACAACATCACCGTTGAGACGGACTCTTACGAAATTCCCATTATGGATGGAAGCGCGGGGCCGTTCACCGATGTGTTGAAATCCGCCGGTTTTAAGACCCAGGAGGGATCCCGATCTTATTTTGTGGTGAAAAAACCCCTGGTTCTGGAAGAGAATGGAAAATCGGTGGCCATCTACCCCTCTTCGGATTTTAGAATCACCTGCGACATTGACTACGACCACCCCCGGATACGCCGCCAGAGCTTCTCCTCCGCCATTGACAACAGGATTTTCGAAAAGGAGGTCTGCCGGGCCCGGACCTTCGGTTTTCTTGAGGAGGTGGAGACCCTCAAAAGCCTGGGCCTGGCCAGGGGGGGCTCTCTGGACAATGCCGTGGTGGTGGATAAACATGATATCCTCAACCAGGGCGGCCTTCGGTTTGAGGATGAGTTTGTCCGCCACAAGACCCTGGACTGCATCGGCGATTTCTCCCTTCTGGGCATGCCGATTATGGGGCATATCGTGACCAAAAAATCCGGCCACGCCTTTCATCACGCCTTTCTCAAAGAGTTTTTCGCCTCCAAAGATTCCTGGGAAACCCGCACGATATTCTGA
- the rnhB gene encoding Ribonuclease HII, which produces MERDQWSFEKNARAKGFRYVAGIDEAGRGPLAGPVVAAAVILPPSFDPDGVTDSKKLTPKKRDALYEKIYKVAVSIGIGMVDPHEIDRVNILRASLSAMAISAGNLKPGADFLLIDGNFSIPSDIPQKPIVKGDSLSVSISAASIVAKVTRDRMMVRHALDYPEFGFEKHKGYPTRAHREVLRRLGPSPIHRLTFKGSLPKTR; this is translated from the coding sequence ATGGAGCGAGATCAGTGGTCATTTGAAAAAAACGCCCGCGCCAAAGGCTTCCGTTATGTGGCGGGCATTGACGAGGCCGGGCGGGGACCCCTGGCCGGACCGGTTGTGGCGGCGGCGGTGATCCTTCCCCCCTCCTTTGACCCGGACGGGGTCACGGACTCCAAGAAGCTGACGCCGAAAAAAAGAGACGCCCTTTATGAAAAAATTTACAAAGTCGCCGTTTCCATCGGCATCGGCATGGTGGATCCCCATGAAATCGACCGTGTCAATATTTTGCGCGCCTCCCTGTCCGCCATGGCCATTTCCGCCGGAAACTTAAAACCCGGGGCGGATTTTCTGCTCATAGACGGAAATTTTTCCATTCCGTCGGACATTCCCCAAAAGCCCATTGTCAAAGGGGATTCTTTGAGCGTCTCCATCTCGGCGGCGTCCATTGTGGCCAAAGTGACCCGGGACCGCATGATGGTCCGGCACGCCCTGGATTACCCCGAATTCGGTTTTGAAAAACACAAAGGCTACCCCACCCGGGCCCACCGGGAGGTTCTCCGGCGGCTCGGGCCCTCCCCCATCCACCGCCTGACTTTCAAGGGGAGTTTGCCAAAAACACGTTGA
- a CDS encoding Integrase, protein MPDVDYYKLLGVEKTASKEQIKKAYRKLAMKCHPDHCADDPKAEEKFKQISEAYAVLNDDEKRRQYDAFGSADFQQRYSQEDILRGFDMGDIFREFGFGGGGGGDMFGGPGGNVRFSFGGGGSPFSNRRPMAAKGDDLVYEIPLTLKEVAAGATKDVSFRVEQSSETLSVKIPKGMIPGKKLRLAGKGGPGMNGGPRGDLYIRTSLLKDPVFSADEYDLYVNKTVKLTDAILGARVSAPTIDGNELTLKIPAGAKHGTKLRIPGRGLPALENGSNPAKTGDMYVRLHVDIPKTLTAGQKKLIRNLQKEGL, encoded by the coding sequence ATGCCTGATGTGGACTATTATAAACTCCTGGGCGTGGAAAAAACCGCTTCCAAAGAGCAGATCAAAAAGGCCTACCGGAAACTGGCCATGAAATGCCATCCGGATCACTGCGCCGACGACCCGAAAGCCGAGGAGAAATTCAAGCAGATCAGCGAAGCCTACGCGGTTTTGAACGACGATGAGAAACGCCGTCAGTATGACGCCTTCGGGTCCGCTGATTTCCAGCAAAGATATTCCCAGGAAGACATCCTGAGGGGCTTTGATATGGGGGACATTTTCCGGGAATTCGGATTCGGCGGCGGCGGTGGCGGCGACATGTTCGGCGGCCCCGGCGGAAACGTGAGGTTTTCCTTTGGAGGCGGCGGCTCGCCCTTCTCAAACCGGCGGCCCATGGCGGCCAAGGGAGACGACCTGGTGTATGAAATCCCCCTGACCCTGAAAGAAGTGGCCGCGGGGGCCACAAAAGACGTGAGCTTCCGGGTGGAGCAAAGCTCCGAGACCCTCTCCGTGAAAATCCCGAAAGGCATGATCCCGGGCAAGAAGCTGCGTCTGGCCGGAAAAGGGGGCCCCGGAATGAACGGGGGGCCCAGGGGCGATCTCTATATCCGGACCAGCCTTCTCAAAGACCCGGTGTTCAGCGCCGACGAATACGACCTTTATGTGAATAAAACCGTGAAGCTCACCGACGCCATCCTGGGCGCCAGGGTGTCGGCGCCCACCATTGACGGAAACGAGCTGACCTTAAAAATCCCGGCGGGCGCCAAACACGGAACCAAGCTGCGCATCCCCGGGCGCGGCCTCCCGGCTTTGGAAAACGGCTCAAACCCGGCAAAAACCGGGGACATGTATGTGCGCCTCCACGTGGACATCCCCAAAACCCTCACCGCCGGGCAGAAAAAACTGATCCGAAACCTTCAAAAAGAAGGCTTGTGA
- the gidA gene encoding glucose-inhibited cell-division protein (Evidence 2a : Function from experimental evidences in other organisms; PubMedId : 370832, 6357950, 6395859; Product type cp : cell process), whose protein sequence is MAFDEKKYDVIVVGAGHAGCEAALAAARMGCDVLLTAIDIDKLAAMPCSPSIGGMAKGQLVKEIDALGGEMAKIADKTAIQYRTLNTKKGPAVRATRTQNDKNRYHVEMKSAVERQKRLHLRQGMIESLVIEDGRVTGAVDHTGFRFRADAVVLAAGTFFSGVVHIGSSSMKAGRAGEFASRGLPEHLRRLGFETGRMKTGTPPRLDRKSIDFSRFEEHGSDAAPAPFSFFPVETSLPRLKSYIGRTHPGTHDIVRKNLMSSALYGGFITGAPARYCPSFEDKIARFPDKESHQIILEPEGARTDEIYASGLGNSLPVEIQIEFVRSVKGLEEARIIRPAYAIEYDYLNPAQLKATLETKRISGLFTAGQVNGTSGYEEAAAQGIWAGINAALKVQKRPPFILDRSQAFMGVMVDDLVTRGTREPYRMFTSRAEYRLMLREDNADLRLMEKGHELGLIDGDAAKDIRERKRTIRKEIKRIKAAVIKPSGEVNRYLESRGAPAIQTGVFLGHLLKRPGLDYDAVRALAPAPEDPGPKAARQAEIEIKYEGYIRRQKKEMEKFADLEAIRIPEGFDFTKVHGLSNELKEKLSEIRPDSLGRASRVPGITPAAFSAIMITLKALKKKKGHKPSF, encoded by the coding sequence TTGGCGTTTGACGAAAAAAAATACGACGTGATCGTGGTGGGCGCGGGCCACGCGGGATGCGAGGCGGCCCTGGCGGCGGCCCGGATGGGATGCGACGTTCTTTTGACGGCCATTGACATTGACAAACTGGCGGCCATGCCCTGCAGCCCCTCCATCGGGGGCATGGCCAAGGGCCAGCTGGTGAAGGAGATCGACGCTTTGGGCGGCGAGATGGCCAAAATAGCGGACAAAACCGCCATCCAGTATCGAACGCTCAACACAAAAAAAGGTCCGGCGGTGCGCGCCACCCGGACCCAGAACGATAAAAACCGGTACCACGTGGAAATGAAATCCGCGGTGGAGAGGCAAAAAAGGCTTCATCTGAGGCAGGGCATGATTGAGAGCCTTGTGATCGAGGACGGCCGGGTCACAGGGGCGGTCGATCACACGGGATTTCGCTTCCGCGCCGACGCCGTGGTCCTTGCCGCCGGAACCTTTTTCTCAGGGGTGGTTCACATCGGCTCCTCTTCCATGAAGGCGGGCCGGGCCGGGGAGTTCGCCTCCCGGGGGCTTCCCGAACATTTGAGGCGCCTGGGCTTTGAAACCGGGCGGATGAAAACCGGCACGCCCCCGCGTCTGGACCGAAAAAGCATCGATTTCAGCCGGTTTGAGGAGCACGGCTCAGACGCGGCACCTGCTCCTTTTTCGTTTTTTCCCGTTGAGACAAGCCTGCCCAGACTCAAAAGTTATATCGGGAGAACCCATCCCGGGACCCATGACATCGTCCGGAAAAATTTGATGTCCTCGGCGCTTTACGGCGGGTTCATCACCGGCGCCCCGGCGCGTTACTGCCCGTCCTTTGAGGACAAGATCGCGCGCTTTCCGGACAAGGAGAGCCACCAGATCATCCTGGAGCCCGAGGGAGCCCGGACCGATGAAATTTATGCCAGCGGCCTGGGAAACAGCCTGCCCGTTGAGATTCAAATCGAGTTTGTCCGCTCCGTGAAGGGCTTGGAGGAGGCCAGGATCATTCGCCCGGCCTACGCCATCGAATACGACTACCTCAACCCCGCCCAGCTCAAGGCCACCCTTGAGACCAAACGGATTTCGGGCCTGTTCACGGCCGGGCAGGTCAACGGAACGTCCGGGTACGAGGAGGCGGCGGCCCAGGGAATCTGGGCCGGGATCAACGCGGCGCTCAAAGTTCAAAAACGGCCCCCGTTTATCCTGGACCGGTCCCAGGCTTTCATGGGGGTCATGGTGGACGATCTGGTCACCCGGGGGACCCGGGAGCCCTACCGCATGTTCACCTCAAGGGCGGAGTACCGGCTGATGCTTCGGGAGGACAACGCGGATTTGCGTTTGATGGAAAAAGGCCATGAGCTGGGCCTCATAGACGGCGACGCCGCCAAAGATATCCGGGAAAGGAAAAGGACCATCCGAAAAGAGATCAAACGGATCAAAGCCGCCGTCATCAAGCCGTCCGGGGAGGTCAACCGATACCTGGAAAGCCGGGGCGCCCCGGCCATTCAAACCGGCGTGTTCCTGGGGCATCTGTTAAAGCGGCCCGGGCTGGATTACGACGCGGTCAGGGCGCTGGCCCCGGCCCCTGAAGACCCCGGCCCCAAAGCGGCCCGGCAGGCGGAGATTGAAATCAAGTACGAGGGCTATATCAGGCGCCAGAAAAAAGAGATGGAAAAATTCGCCGATCTTGAGGCGATCCGGATTCCGGAAGGCTTTGATTTCACAAAGGTCCACGGGCTTTCCAACGAGCTGAAGGAAAAACTGTCCGAAATCCGTCCGGATTCCCTGGGCCGGGCCTCCCGGGTCCCGGGCATCACCCCGGCGGCGTTTTCGGCCATCATGATCACGCTTAAGGCGTTAAAAAAAAAGAAGGGTCACAAGCCTTCTTTTTGA
- the atoC gene encoding Regulatory protein AtoC: MFPTILLVDDEASIIRTLKGLLSDEGYDVLTASNGYEALKIIDSESPDLALLDIWMPGIDGIETLKEIKKTSPHVQVIVITGHGSIETAVQTIKLGAYDLIEKPLSIEKVIVAINNALNFKRLEEENRYLRGKALKKHSIDGHSPVINELRKQVAVIAPSDSWIFVKGENGTGKELVARTIHQLSPRAEEPIVEVNCAAIPDELIETELFGQERGAFSSSTVKKRGKFELANKGTIFLDEISDMSLKNQAKILRALQERKIQRVGGTRVLDIDLRVITASNKDMEKEIEAGNFREDLYYRLNVIPITVPPLRDRIEDIPILMDTFFNIYARENRSRKKKVAPEALDLLMGYRWPGNVRELKNLAERLVIMVGKETIEAGDIPAEYRDGGAAGHSPVFFPGLFEGENLKEAKRAFEKEFIHRKLKENDHNFTRTAKIIGVARSYLHKKVKSLK, translated from the coding sequence ATGTTTCCCACTATTCTCCTGGTTGATGACGAGGCGTCCATCATCCGGACATTGAAAGGCCTGCTCTCGGATGAGGGCTATGATGTGCTCACGGCCTCAAACGGTTATGAGGCTTTAAAGATCATTGATTCCGAATCCCCGGACCTGGCCCTTCTGGACATATGGATGCCGGGAATAGACGGCATTGAGACCTTAAAGGAAATCAAAAAGACCAGCCCCCATGTTCAGGTCATCGTTATCACCGGCCATGGCTCCATTGAGACGGCGGTCCAGACCATCAAGCTGGGCGCCTATGATCTGATCGAAAAGCCTTTGTCCATCGAAAAGGTGATTGTGGCCATCAACAACGCCTTGAATTTCAAACGCCTGGAAGAGGAAAACCGCTACCTGAGGGGAAAGGCGCTAAAAAAACACTCCATTGACGGCCATTCACCCGTTATCAATGAATTAAGGAAACAGGTGGCCGTCATCGCCCCCTCCGACTCATGGATATTCGTCAAGGGCGAGAACGGAACGGGAAAGGAGTTGGTGGCCAGAACCATCCACCAGCTCAGCCCCAGGGCCGAGGAGCCCATTGTGGAAGTGAACTGCGCCGCCATCCCCGACGAGCTGATCGAGACCGAGCTTTTCGGCCAGGAACGGGGGGCTTTTTCGTCCTCCACCGTCAAAAAAAGAGGCAAGTTCGAGCTGGCCAACAAGGGAACCATCTTCCTGGACGAGATCAGCGATATGAGCTTGAAAAACCAGGCCAAGATACTGCGCGCCCTCCAGGAGAGAAAAATACAGCGGGTGGGGGGCACCCGGGTCCTGGATATCGATTTGAGGGTCATCACCGCCAGCAATAAGGATATGGAAAAGGAAATCGAGGCGGGCAACTTTCGGGAGGACCTGTATTACCGTTTGAACGTGATTCCCATCACCGTTCCCCCTTTGAGGGATCGCATAGAGGACATTCCCATTCTCATGGACACGTTTTTTAATATTTACGCCCGGGAAAACAGGAGCCGGAAAAAAAAGGTCGCGCCGGAGGCCCTGGACCTGCTGATGGGCTACCGCTGGCCCGGGAATGTCCGGGAGTTGAAAAATCTGGCGGAGCGTCTGGTGATCATGGTGGGAAAAGAGACCATCGAGGCCGGCGATATTCCGGCGGAATACCGGGACGGGGGAGCCGCCGGGCATTCCCCGGTCTTTTTCCCGGGGCTTTTTGAAGGCGAAAACCTCAAGGAGGCCAAACGGGCCTTTGAAAAGGAATTCATCCATCGGAAACTCAAGGAAAATGACCACAATTTCACCCGGACGGCCAAGATCATCGGGGTGGCGCGCAGCTATCTCCATAAAAAAGTGAAAAGTCTGAAGTAA